A stretch of the Papaver somniferum cultivar HN1 chromosome 6, ASM357369v1, whole genome shotgun sequence genome encodes the following:
- the LOC113286032 gene encoding B3 domain-containing protein At3g18960-like — MAITRNQKASTTPRRNQFNSHGNFATSAAILPDDDGTNEIGRRHPQFFQIMHNAIIQDGYLIIPPKLVAKLGGDLSHHATLKVPDGLTWDVKLKRDSNGFQIGRLVPFLEYYSTRAGHLLLFKYHGDSRFHVIILDISACEIEYPVGCNN, encoded by the exons ATGGCAATCACTCGAAATCAAAAAGCATCTACAACACCCAGAAGAAATCAGTTTAACTCTCATGGAAACTTCGCCACTTCTGCCG CAATTCTTCCAGATGATGATGGAACTAATGAGATCGGTCGTAGACATCCTCAATTCTTCCAGATAATGCATAATGCCATAATTCAAGATGGATATTTG ATTATCCCGCCAAAGTTGGTTGCAAAACTTGGGGGTGATTTATCTCATCATGCAACCCTCAAAGTTCCAGATGGTCTAACCTGGGATGTTAAGTTGAAGAGAGACTCAAATGGCTTTCAAATTGGTCGGTTAGTCCCATTTTTAGAGTACTACTCTACACGCGCTGGACATCTTTTGCTGTTCAAATACCATGGAGATTCGCGGTTCCATGTTATAATATTGGACATAAGTGCTTGTGAAATAGAGTAtcctgttgggtgcaataattaa
- the LOC113288816 gene encoding zinc finger CCCH domain-containing protein 6-like produces MRGSHKSKRVSWATDENLRQVRLFLSEDSPSQVGLGVQDHLQAKKSWLLHSAGGGTDDQLPPGFEDSAHSESQLKKELSQISLVKWQCPPRFFLDPHWQVVAGQESKEGGIQNQREMRVLEAYYPRRDDIPDSPSVPLECDNIPYDDRQTPLIPVTPIEDEDTSDPSFSSTAATVNNPQMSQLPVLSQTPPQHMSTSVNTATVGKPHRVGFVPGVQPDAVGAAASAAFSAIMKTNEQASMIDPELLIQILNNPQLIEKLVSDYGPSPANGNLQNNTTTRARSPPLNLSAPQSSSLPFHINRLAPEASSMSTMHTSGHYYPVNNAMSSMLHARPLPPPHGSGNVQFSTTPPIVNVPPPPPPLRDMYYYKSLIQQHGGERSESENHSPPQAHQFIGNNQQQQHFGAAVANQEHHLSSLHNSKQRETGKPKINKPCMYFNSSRGCKNGANCGFQHDPSFKPRMPESQHGAKRMKLDREITGRT; encoded by the exons ATGCGAGGATCACATAAATCAAAAAGGGTTTCTTGGGCAACAGATGAAAATCTCCGGCAG GTGAGGCTATTTCTGTCAGAGGATTCTCCTTCGCAAGTGGGATTAGGAGTTCAGGATCATCTCCAAGCAAAGAAATCATGGTTATTGCATTCCGCTGGTGGAGGAACAGATGATCAGCTGCCACCCGGGTTTGAAGATTCTGCACATTCTGAGAGTCAGTTAAAGAAAGAATTATCTCAGATATCTTTGGTCAAATGGCAATGCCCTCCACGA TTTTTCTTGGATCCGCATTGGCAAGTAGTGGCTGGTCAAGAAAGTAAAGAGGGTGGGATTCAAAACCAGCGAGAGATGAGGGTGTTGGAAGCATATTATCCACGCCGAGATGATATACCTGATAG CCCATCTGTTCCCTTGGAATGTGACAATATTCCTTACGATGATCGTCAAACTCCTCTTATTCCCGTCACTCccattgaagatgaagatacttCCGATCCATCATTCAGTTCAACAGCAGCAACGGTTAATAATCCCCAGATGTCACAGCTACCAGTACTGTCTCAGACACCTCCCCAACACATGTCCACTTCTGTTAATACAGCCACCGTTGGAAAACCACATCGCGTCGGGTTTGTCCCTGGTGTTCAGCCAGATGCAGTTGGTGCTGCTGCCTCTGCTGCCTTCTCCGCTATCATGAAGACAAACGAGCAGGCAAGCATGATCGACCCCGAGTTGCTCATACAAATACTTAACAACCCACAACTGATTGAAAAGCTGGTTAGTGATTATGGACCATCACCTGCCAATGGCAACTTACAGAACAACACAACAACCAGGGCAAGGTCACCCCCATTGAACTTGTCGGCCCCACAGTCTAGTTCACTTCCTTTTCATATTAATAGGTTAGCCCCTGAAGCGAGTTCGATGTCAACCATGCATACCAGTGGACACTATTATCCTGTGAATAATGCTATGTCGAGCATGCTTCATGCACGTCCTCTTCCACCTCCACATGGCAGTGGTAATGTTCAGTTCTCCACCACTCCACCAATAGTAAACGTCCCACCTCCTCCGCCGCCTCTGAGAGACATGTACTACTATAAGAGCCTGATTCAACAACACGGTGGGGAAAGATCAGAAAGCGAGAATCACTCGCCACCTCAGGCACATCAATTTATCGGTAAtaaccagcagcaacagcactttGGGGCAGCAGTAGCGAACCAAGAACATCATCTATCATCATTACATAATTCAAAACAAAGGGAGACCGGAAAACCCAAGATTAACAAGCCTTGCATGTATTTCAATAGTTCTAGGGGATGCAAAAATGGAGCAAACTGTGGGTTTCAGCACGACCCATCTTTTAAACCGCGGATGCCAGAGTCTCAACATGGTGCAAAGAGAATGAAACTAGATAGAGAGATAACAGGAAGGACATAA
- the LOC113288817 gene encoding B3 domain-containing transcription factor VRN1-like, whose protein sequence is MAITRNQRATRTPGTDLSNSQGNFVASADDDGTNEIGRRHPQFFQIIHNAIIQDGNLIIPPRFVAKHGADLSHHVTLRVPDGLTWDVQLKRDSNGGNGAVSFRIGQLDQFFEYYSIRAGHLLLFKYHGNSQFLGIILDISACEIKYPAADDDDDHRGSSEIKSSEEEDYYVHASTDEDESSASLLSSSSEEKEVAVVEKKKKKHTHLKSKAEDSSMRGMRQRATLIGDEFQSENPFFTLALQPAYIKRKYLQIPTSFNDMHMFTPGKKIRAQVKDGSEDFWILGFPRERKPDERRLTVGVAPLLKDNYLNAGDVILVELMKDMKSSYLDAKVHIFRANRD, encoded by the exons ATGGCGATCACTCGAAATCAAAGAGCAACTAGAACACCAGGAACAGATCTGTCCAACTCTCAGGGAAACTTTGTCGCTTCTGCTG ATGATGATGGAACTAATGAGATCGGTCGTAGACATCCTCAATTCTTCCAGATAATACATAATGCCATAATTCAAGATGGAAATTTG ATTATCCCGCCAAGGTTCGTCGCGAAACATGGGGCTGATTTATCTCACCATGTAACCCTCAGAGTTCCAGATGGTCTAACCTGGGATGTTCAGTTGAAGAGAGATTCAAATGGTGGCAATGGTGCTGTTAGCTTTCGGATTGGTCAGCTAGACCAATTTTTTGAGTACTACTCTATACGCGCTGGACATCTTTTGCTGTTCAAGTACCATGGAAATTCTCAGTTCCTTGGTATAATATTGGACATAAGTGCTTGTGAAATAAAGTAtcctgctgctgatgatgatgatgaccacCGAGGATCCTCCGAAATCAagagcagtgaagaagaagattactACGTTCATGCTTCTACTG ATGAAGATGAATCATCTGCATCGTTGTTGTCATCATCATCAGAGGAAAAAGAAGTCGCAgttgttgagaagaagaagaagaaacatactCATTTGAAGAGTAAAGCCGAGGATAGCTCAATGCGAGGTATGCGACAAAGAGCAACTCTTATCGGTGATGAGTTCCAGTCTGAAAATCCTTTTTTCACACTTGCTCTCCAACCAGCTTACATCAAACGCAAATACTTG CAAATACCAACTTCATTCAATGATATGCACATGTTTACCCCCGGAAAAAAAATTAGAGCTCAGGTTAAAGATGGAAGTGAAGATTTTTGGATTCTCGGGTTCCCCAGGGAGCGAAAGCCGGATGAGCGAAGGTTAACAGTTGGAGTTGCACCACTTCTAAAAGATAATTATCTGAATGCAGGAGATGTTATACTGGTAGAGCTAATGAAGGATATGAAGTCCAGTTATCTTGATGCTAAAGTTCATATCTTTCGTGCTAATCGTGACTGA
- the LOC113286033 gene encoding uncharacterized protein LOC113286033 has product MLKFLSKVRIEFNALDPRTAACMEFLAQCNARKAKESNPGCQLEVKRRTDDQPPQITVTFVNGIEEVIDATTRSAQSIRQMILEKGQTLETEQMFKDNGEAWPVMIPEHELHQTFPGTKPRKAEEKKQ; this is encoded by the coding sequence ATGTTGAAATTTCTATCGAAAGTGAGGATTGAATTCAATGCATTAGACCCAAGAACAGCAGCATGTATGGAATTTCTAGCACAATGTAATGCGAGGAAAGCAAAGGAATCAAATCCAGGATGTCAGCTTGAAGTGAAACGAAGAACAGATGATCAACCTCCTCAGATTACTGTTACATTTGTTAATGGTATTGAAGAAGTTATTGATGCTACTACTAGGTCTGCTCAAAGTATTAGACAGATGATTCTTGAAAAAGGCCAAACTCTTGAAACTGAACAGATGTTTAAAGATAATGGTGAGGCTTGGCCTGTTATGATCCCTGAGCATGAACTTCATCAAACTTTCCCTGGTACTAAG